In one window of Camelina sativa cultivar DH55 chromosome 15, Cs, whole genome shotgun sequence DNA:
- the LOC104747398 gene encoding peptidyl-prolyl cis-trans isomerase CYP40: protein MGRSKCFMDISIGGELEGRIVIELYDDVVPKTAENFRLLCTGEKGIGPNTGVPLHYKGNRFHRVIKGFMIQGGDISANDGTGGESIYGLKFEDENFELKHERKGMLSMANSGPNTNGSQFFITTTRTSHLDGKHVVFGRVTKGMGVVRSIEHVSIEEQSCPSQDVVVHDCGEIPEGADDGICDFFKDGDVYPDWPIDLNESPAELSWWMETVDFVKAHGNEHFKKQDYKMALRKYRKALRYLDICWEKEGIDEETSTALRKTKSQIFTNSAACKLKFGDAKGALLDTEFAMRDEDNNVKALFRQGQAYMALNNVDAAAESFEKALQFEPNDAGIKKEYAAVMKKLAIRDNEEKKQYRKMFV, encoded by the exons ATGGGTCGGTCAAAGTGTTTCATGGACATTAGCATTGGAGGTGAGCTTGAAGGAAGGATTGTTATCGAGCTTTACGATGACGTTGTCCCGAAAACCGCTGAGAATTTTCGATTGCTTTGCACCGGAGAAAAGGGTATTGGTCCAAACACTGGTGTCCCTCTCCATTACaag GGGAATCGATTTCATCGTGTTATCAAGGGGTTTATGATACAAGGTGGGGACATATCAGCAAATGATGGTACAGGTGGTGAATCTATCTATGGGTTGAAGTTTGAAGATGAGAACTTTGAACTGAAACATGAGAGGAAAGGGATGCTCTCTATGGCTAACTCTGGTCCCAACACTAATGGCTCTCAGTTTTTCATCACAACCACTCGGACTTCTCATTTAGATGGGAAACATGTTGTGTTTGGAAGGGTTACTAAAGGAATGGGAGTTGTTCGATCAATCGAACATGTTAGCATAGAGGAACAGTCTTGTCCTTCTCAGGATGTTGTGGTTCATGACTGTGGAGAAATCCCCGAGGGTGCAGATGATGGGATTTGTGACTTTTTCAAGGACGGTGATGTGTACCCTGACTGGCCTATTGATCTAAATGAAAGCCCAGCTGAGCTGTCTTGGTGGATGGAGACTGTTGATTTTGTCAAGGCTCATGGAAATGAACACTTTAAG AAACAAGACTATAAGATGGCTCTAAGAAAGTACCGTAAGGCTTTACGTTATCTGGATATCTGCTGGGAGAAAGAGGGCATTGATGAAG AGACGAGTACTGCCTTGCGCAAGACAAAGTCGCAGATCTTCACTAATAGTGCT GCCTGCAAACTCAAATTTGGAGATGCTAAGGGAGCGTTGTTGGATACTGAATTTGCGATGCGTGACGAAGATAACAATGTTAAAGCATTGTTTCGTCAAGGCCAG GCATACATGGCTCTAAATAATGTCGATGCTGCTGCTGAAAGCTTTGAGAAAGCTCTTCAATTCGAACCTAATGACG CTGGTATCAAGAAAGAATATGCTGCAGTTATGAAAAAG CTCGCCATTAGAGACAATGAAGAGAAAAAGCAGTACCGCAAAATGTTCGTATAG